A window of the Rhizobium sp. CB3090 genome harbors these coding sequences:
- a CDS encoding IS5 family transposase (programmed frameshift), translated as MDGETLRDDQWERLKPFVPGGRKGRRGPRSDGRRFFDAVLWLARSGARWRDLPEDRFGPYQTVKRRYYRWIEQGVFDQIFDTVAADPDMEWLSIDATVIRAQAQAAGGRPKKGGAQTQALGRSRGGFGSKIHAVVDALGLPVRFRLGPGQQNDMAPACDLIRGLPAKQVLADRAYDADSLHDIILDHGGEPVIPPRRHRKHQHAYDRLAYKQRWGIESFFSKLKQWRRIATRYDKLAAHFLGFIKLASIMLWIK; from the exons ATGGATGGCGAGACACTTCGAGACGATCAGTGGGAGCGGCTGAAACCGTTTGTACCGGGTGGCCGTAAGGGCCGGCGTGGTCCTCGTAGCGACGGTCGCCGATTCTTCGATGCGGTGTTGTGGCTTGCCCGCTCTGGTGCACGCTGGCGCGATCTACCCGAAGATCGTTTCGGTCCTTATCAGACTGTCAAGCGGCGCTACTATCGCTGGATCGAACAGGGCGTATTCGACCAGATCTTTGATACTGTGGCTGCCGATCCGGACATGGAATGGCTGTCCATCGACGCCACAGTCATCCGGGCGCAGGCACAGGCCGCTGGTGGACGTC CGAAAAAGGGGGGAGCGCAAACCCAGGCTCTCGGCCGTTCCCGAGGCGGATTTGGGAGCAAAATCCATGCTGTAGTCGATGCGCTGGGATTGCCGGTTCGCTTCCGACTCGGTCCCGGACAACAAAACGACATGGCACCCGCCTGCGACCTCATTCGAGGGCTGCCAGCCAAGCAGGTGCTTGCGGATCGTGCCTACGACGCCGACAGCCTGCATGACATCATCCTCGACCATGGCGGCGAACCGGTCATTCCACCTCGCCGTCACCGCAAGCATCAGCATGCTTACGATCGCCTCGCCTACAAGCAACGATGGGGTATCGAGAGCTTCTTTTCCAAGCTCAAACAATGGCGGCGCATCGCAACACGCTACGACAAGCTCGCCGCCCACTTCCTCGGCTTCATCAAGCTTGCAAGCATCATGCTATGGATCAAATAG
- a CDS encoding methyltransferase domain-containing protein, translated as MNDSERFWERGYSDPNVWTMGGPSIEVYEVEQQLPRNATVVDLGCGEGRNALFLAFRGHTVTALESSSSAVRKLRSVTAKHSLNINVIEGRIEDFVPDQRYDLALAHSSLHFVSKDVWVPLVNELRQRTNEGGFHNFTTIIGTSRYPVPYECRHSNSFDRGDLESLYADWQVLRSDFYAKWDSHPGIATHVHAVEKFVSRKAVPDGPLPFTKVDLSNSDELSCDLFEKIPLGMHVADVSLLCVRPTTVNRIEMPGVNLTSPTELTRGYAVEEWFFGKHALQFTQGVLTAKYEYFTQPISLQTVPGTSNGFEAGAHLGSQNTK; from the coding sequence ATGAATGACAGTGAGCGGTTTTGGGAACGAGGTTATTCGGATCCCAACGTCTGGACAATGGGCGGGCCAAGCATCGAAGTCTATGAGGTAGAACAGCAACTGCCAAGAAACGCAACGGTCGTCGACCTAGGGTGCGGCGAAGGCAGGAACGCTCTCTTCCTTGCGTTCAGGGGGCACACGGTGACCGCATTGGAATCGTCATCGAGCGCGGTCAGAAAGCTGAGATCGGTTACCGCCAAGCATTCGTTGAATATCAATGTGATCGAAGGGAGAATTGAGGATTTCGTGCCTGATCAGAGGTACGACCTGGCTCTCGCGCACTCTTCGTTGCATTTTGTGAGCAAGGATGTGTGGGTTCCGTTGGTCAATGAGTTGAGACAACGGACCAACGAGGGCGGATTTCACAATTTTACAACAATCATCGGGACTTCCCGGTATCCCGTTCCGTACGAGTGCCGGCACTCCAATTCATTCGATCGGGGCGATCTTGAATCATTATATGCAGATTGGCAGGTACTACGCTCTGATTTCTATGCAAAATGGGATTCCCATCCCGGGATTGCGACGCATGTCCACGCAGTAGAAAAATTTGTGTCCAGAAAGGCAGTGCCCGACGGCCCTTTGCCATTCACCAAAGTCGACCTGTCGAACAGCGACGAGCTGTCTTGCGACTTGTTCGAAAAGATCCCGCTCGGGATGCATGTTGCGGACGTCAGCCTGTTATGCGTCCGACCGACGACGGTCAATCGGATCGAAATGCCCGGAGTGAACCTTACCTCGCCGACGGAACTGACACGCGGCTATGCTGTTGAAGAGTGGTTCTTTGGCAAGCATGCGCTTCAGTTCACGCAAGGCGTGCTGACGGCCAAGTACGAGTACTTTACGCAGCCGATCTCGTTGCAAACGGTCCCGGGGACGTCAAACGGGTTTGAGGCAGGAGCCCATCTCGGCTCGCAAAACACAAAATGA
- a CDS encoding STM4012 family radical SAM protein, which produces MDVNKDSACHIGQPYGRRLSSYAYDSNDQAPVSLYIHVPFCRYRCTYCTLFLTTRHTEGLIRRYVQKICWQIRLYATFAGHRPVASLYIGGGTPTLLPMDQLAQIFSSIRNGFPNIDRSTELCVEGSPDTLSGELLDFLKNQGVNRISMGIQTMDSVELRASGRPYPVSVSISAIEAIRTRFDNFNLDLIYGLFRQTQESWKRSLERVLSFRPTTVSLYPAVTRPLTAVQKQQRSQPGEYVEDHVKYAIYDSNVDFMQDNAYRQESFTRFTCLPEGTSAYSQETSDFLGIPTIGIGAGARSYNGKYHYSLDYAVALKNVGKVIDDHVNLELTGRNLLKYGVILDESEERLRYFLLNLTLNQLSESDYSRRFKRHLRADFLEVIDALEVEGCIDLRSDGAIRLTRKGYKYSKLIAHHLFSDHVKIREERYVPK; this is translated from the coding sequence ATTGACGTCAATAAAGACAGTGCCTGCCATATCGGACAGCCTTACGGCAGGCGGCTCAGCTCGTACGCATACGATTCAAACGACCAGGCGCCGGTATCGTTATATATACATGTGCCATTTTGCCGATATAGGTGCACCTATTGTACGCTCTTTTTGACCACGCGGCACACGGAGGGTCTTATTCGACGTTATGTCCAAAAGATCTGCTGGCAGATACGCCTTTATGCAACATTTGCGGGGCACAGACCTGTGGCATCGCTCTATATCGGCGGCGGAACCCCGACTCTCCTGCCCATGGATCAGCTTGCCCAAATTTTCTCCTCCATTCGAAATGGCTTCCCAAATATCGACCGTTCAACCGAGCTGTGCGTGGAAGGCTCTCCCGACACTCTGTCCGGGGAACTGCTAGATTTTTTGAAGAACCAGGGCGTGAACCGGATCAGCATGGGAATCCAAACGATGGATTCCGTCGAACTGAGAGCGTCCGGACGCCCATATCCGGTTTCTGTGTCAATTTCCGCCATCGAAGCCATTCGGACGCGTTTTGATAATTTCAACCTCGACTTGATCTACGGTCTCTTCCGTCAAACACAGGAAAGTTGGAAACGCTCGCTGGAGCGGGTTTTGTCCTTTCGGCCAACAACCGTTTCGCTCTACCCGGCGGTCACCCGGCCACTCACTGCTGTGCAAAAGCAGCAGCGATCGCAACCTGGGGAATATGTGGAAGACCATGTCAAATATGCGATCTACGACAGCAATGTCGATTTTATGCAGGATAATGCGTATCGGCAGGAATCCTTCACCCGTTTTACCTGTCTTCCCGAAGGCACCAGCGCCTACAGCCAGGAAACGTCTGACTTTCTCGGCATTCCGACGATAGGCATAGGAGCAGGCGCGCGAAGTTATAACGGGAAATACCACTACAGCCTCGACTATGCTGTCGCGCTGAAGAACGTCGGCAAAGTCATAGACGATCACGTAAACCTCGAACTCACTGGCCGGAATTTGCTGAAATATGGAGTGATACTAGACGAATCCGAAGAACGTTTGAGATATTTTCTACTCAATCTTACCCTCAACCAGCTTTCAGAATCGGATTATTCACGGCGCTTCAAACGGCATCTCCGAGCCGATTTTTTGGAAGTGATAGATGCTCTGGAAGTCGAAGGCTGCATCGATTTGCGGTCCGATGGGGCCATCCGCCTGACCCGGAAAGGTTACAAATACAGCAAACTGATAGCCCATCACCTCTTCTCGGACCATGTGAAGATCCGTGAAGAAAGGTACGTCCCGAAATGA
- a CDS encoding transposase: protein MERLEIVDIGRRRRFSREMKLQIVAESYSEPGQCATTARRHGISRSQLYEWRRLARAWQLDIAAPFSGFVPAVVAPEPGAAASSTPGAGRIEVVAANGRRLIVDGSVDVEVLVQIVRGLETLR from the coding sequence ATGGAACGACTTGAGATCGTCGATATTGGGCGGCGACGGCGCTTCAGCAGAGAGATGAAGCTGCAGATTGTCGCGGAAAGCTACTCTGAGCCCGGTCAGTGTGCGACAACAGCGCGACGTCATGGAATATCGCGATCGCAGTTATATGAGTGGCGTCGCCTGGCGCGGGCGTGGCAACTCGATATTGCTGCTCCTTTCAGCGGCTTCGTCCCGGCCGTTGTAGCTCCTGAGCCAGGTGCGGCGGCAAGCTCAACACCAGGAGCTGGCCGGATCGAAGTTGTCGCGGCGAACGGCCGTCGTTTGATCGTGGACGGCAGCGTCGATGTTGAGGTCCTGGTTCAGATCGTGCGAGGCCTGGAGACGCTGCGATGA
- the tnpB gene encoding IS66 family insertion sequence element accessory protein TnpB (TnpB, as the term is used for proteins encoded by IS66 family insertion elements, is considered an accessory protein, since TnpC, encoded by a neighboring gene, is a DDE family transposase.), with protein MITLPSGQNVRVWIATGHTDMRCGFAALALRVQEVLKLRPLDGNLFVFRGRSGSLIKVIWSDGQGSCLFTKRLDRGRFIWPTTEGGAVAISPAQLSYLLSGIDWRNPQETFRPTRVG; from the coding sequence ATGATCACGTTGCCCTCCGGTCAGAATGTGCGGGTCTGGATAGCGACGGGCCATACGGATATGCGGTGCGGGTTCGCCGCTTTGGCGTTGCGGGTGCAGGAAGTGTTGAAGCTGAGGCCGCTGGACGGCAATCTTTTTGTGTTTCGCGGTCGCAGCGGATCACTGATAAAGGTAATCTGGAGTGACGGCCAGGGAAGCTGCCTTTTTACAAAAAGGCTCGACCGTGGGAGGTTCATCTGGCCGACTACGGAAGGCGGCGCGGTTGCGATCTCACCTGCGCAGCTCAGTTATCTTCTGTCTGGAATTGACTGGCGCAACCCGCAGGAAACCTTTCGTCCGACGCGGGTCGGATAG
- a CDS encoding pseudoazurin, with the protein MRLKIYTIVATAALATSATPPLAADYQIRMVNKGTDGAMVFEPGFTKIAPGDTVTFIPVDKGHNVETFKGLIPKGAPEFKSKANEEYRAKFDIPGAYVVKCTPHAGMGMVALVQVGDHPTNLDAIKTATVPNLVRKRLDADLAQIAE; encoded by the coding sequence ATGCGTTTGAAAATCTATACGATCGTCGCAACGGCGGCGCTGGCCACATCAGCGACGCCACCGTTGGCCGCGGACTACCAGATTCGGATGGTGAACAAGGGCACGGACGGCGCAATGGTCTTCGAGCCAGGTTTCACGAAAATAGCACCAGGCGACACGGTCACGTTTATTCCGGTTGATAAGGGACACAATGTCGAAACGTTCAAGGGTTTGATCCCAAAAGGCGCACCGGAGTTCAAATCCAAAGCAAACGAAGAATATCGGGCAAAATTCGATATACCCGGCGCCTATGTGGTGAAATGCACGCCACATGCCGGCATGGGCATGGTGGCGCTCGTTCAGGTTGGCGACCACCCGACCAATCTCGATGCCATTAAGACTGCAACCGTTCCAAACCTCGTGCGCAAGCGCCTTGACGCTGACCTCGCGCAGATTGCCGAATAA
- the ccoN gene encoding cytochrome-c oxidase, cbb3-type subunit I, translating to MNYTAETVLVAVGAFLALVGAGASHDQLFATQMGILFFCLLAGTVLLLRRIDFSPETVSAKSKNGAYFDEVIRYGLIATVFWGVIGFLIGVVIALQLAYPDLNIAPYFNFGRLRPLHTSAVIFAFGGNGLIMTSFYVVQRTCRARLFGGNLGWFVFWGYQLFIVMAATGYVLGITQAREYAEPEWYVDIWLTIVWVAYLATYLGTILKRKEPHIYVANWFYLSFIVTIAMLHVVNNLSVPVSFLGSKSYSLFSGVQGALTQWWYGHNAVGFFLTAGFLGMMYYFVPKQANRPVYSYRLSIIHFWALIFMYIWAGPHHLHYTALPDWAQTLGMVFSVMLWMPSWGGMINGLMTLSGAWDKIRTDPIIRMMIVAIAFYGMSTFEGPMMSVKTVNSLSHYTEWTIGHVHSGALGWVGMITFGAIYYLTPKLWGRERLYSLRMVNWHFWLATLGIVIYAAVLWVAGIQQGLMWREYNSQGFLVYSFAETVAAMFPYYLLRAVGGALYLAGGVIMAWNVAMTIRGRQRDEAAIPSAFIAKAAE from the coding sequence ATGAATTACACCGCTGAAACCGTGCTGGTTGCGGTCGGGGCTTTCTTGGCACTGGTCGGCGCGGGGGCCTCTCATGATCAGCTTTTTGCAACCCAGATGGGGATCCTGTTTTTCTGTCTGCTTGCGGGCACCGTGCTGCTTTTGCGGCGGATTGATTTTTCCCCCGAGACAGTGAGCGCCAAATCCAAAAACGGAGCCTATTTTGACGAGGTCATCCGCTATGGATTGATTGCGACCGTCTTTTGGGGGGTGATTGGCTTCCTGATCGGTGTCGTGATCGCCCTCCAGCTTGCCTATCCGGATCTGAACATCGCGCCGTATTTCAACTTTGGCCGGCTCCGCCCACTTCATACCTCCGCGGTCATCTTCGCCTTCGGCGGCAACGGGTTGATAATGACCTCCTTCTACGTCGTCCAGCGCACCTGCCGAGCCCGGCTCTTCGGCGGCAATCTCGGTTGGTTCGTGTTCTGGGGATATCAACTCTTTATCGTCATGGCCGCGACCGGCTATGTTCTCGGGATCACACAGGCCCGCGAATATGCCGAGCCCGAATGGTATGTCGACATCTGGCTCACCATTGTCTGGGTCGCTTATCTTGCCACCTATCTGGGAACGATCCTGAAGCGCAAGGAGCCGCACATCTATGTGGCGAACTGGTTCTATCTGAGCTTTATCGTCACCATCGCCATGCTGCACGTCGTCAACAATCTGTCTGTGCCGGTGTCTTTCCTCGGCTCGAAGAGCTATTCGCTATTTTCGGGCGTGCAGGGTGCCCTGACACAATGGTGGTACGGCCACAACGCCGTCGGCTTTTTCCTGACGGCAGGCTTCCTTGGCATGATGTACTATTTCGTGCCGAAGCAGGCGAACCGCCCAGTCTATTCCTACCGCCTGTCGATCATCCATTTCTGGGCCCTGATCTTCATGTACATTTGGGCTGGTCCACATCACCTGCATTACACGGCATTGCCCGACTGGGCGCAGACGCTGGGCATGGTCTTCTCGGTGATGCTGTGGATGCCTTCCTGGGGCGGCATGATCAACGGCCTGATGACGCTTTCGGGCGCCTGGGACAAGATCCGCACCGACCCGATCATCCGCATGATGATCGTCGCGATCGCCTTCTATGGCATGTCGACCTTCGAAGGCCCGATGATGTCGGTCAAGACGGTCAACTCGCTCAGTCACTATACCGAATGGACCATCGGTCACGTTCATTCCGGCGCGCTCGGCTGGGTCGGCATGATCACGTTCGGCGCCATCTACTACCTGACGCCAAAGCTCTGGGGACGTGAGCGGCTTTACAGCCTCCGCATGGTCAACTGGCATTTCTGGCTCGCCACGCTGGGCATCGTTATCTACGCGGCGGTGCTGTGGGTCGCCGGCATTCAACAAGGCCTGATGTGGCGCGAATACAATAGCCAGGGCTTCCTCGTCTATTCCTTCGCAGAGACCGTGGCTGCGATGTTTCCCTACTACCTCCTGCGCGCCGTCGGCGGTGCTCTCTATCTGGCGGGGGGAGTGATCATGGCCTGGAACGTCGCAATGACCATCCGGGGGCGCCAGCGCGACGAAGCCGCGATCCCAAGCGCTTTCATCGCCAAGGCCGCCGAGTGA
- the ccoO gene encoding cytochrome-c oxidase, cbb3-type subunit II, with protein MSILAKHQILEKNATLLLVGSLLVVSIGGIVEIAPLFYLQNTIEKVEGMRPYTPLELAGRNIYIREGCYLCHSQMIRPFRDEVERYGHYSLAAESMYDHPFQWGSKRTGPDLARVGGRYSNEWHVQHLSNPREVVPESIMPTYAFLKERDVTVKDIGMDLKANEDVGVPYSKDMLANAEADMRAQADPNANTTDLLARYPKAKVGDFDGDPTRLTEMDALVAYLQMLGTLVDFSTYDDATGYR; from the coding sequence ATGTCAATACTCGCCAAACACCAGATCCTCGAGAAAAATGCCACCCTGCTGCTCGTCGGATCGCTATTGGTGGTCAGCATTGGCGGCATCGTCGAAATCGCGCCGCTGTTCTATCTCCAGAACACGATCGAGAAGGTGGAAGGCATGCGCCCATATACGCCTCTCGAGCTGGCAGGGCGCAATATCTACATCCGCGAAGGCTGCTACCTCTGCCATAGCCAGATGATCCGCCCGTTCCGAGACGAAGTGGAGCGTTACGGCCATTATTCGCTCGCCGCCGAGTCCATGTATGACCATCCGTTCCAGTGGGGCTCGAAGCGCACGGGACCGGATCTGGCGCGTGTCGGCGGTCGCTATTCCAACGAATGGCACGTCCAGCATCTGTCCAACCCGCGCGAGGTCGTGCCGGAGTCGATCATGCCCACTTATGCCTTCCTCAAAGAGAGGGACGTCACGGTTAAGGATATCGGCATGGATCTCAAGGCTAACGAGGATGTCGGCGTGCCCTATAGCAAAGACATGCTGGCGAATGCGGAAGCCGACATGCGGGCGCAAGCCGATCCGAACGCAAATACGACCGATCTGCTGGCGCGATATCCGAAAGCGAAGGTTGGCGATTTCGACGGCGACCCCACCAGGCTGACTGAGATGGACGCGCTCGTCGCGTATCTGCAGATGCTCGGAACACTGGTCGATTTCTCGACCTATGACGATGCCACCGGTTATCGCTGA
- a CDS encoding cbb3-type cytochrome c oxidase subunit 3, with product METYTAMRHFADSWGLLAMALFFVGAIAFTLRPGSQKIANEAADIPLKDD from the coding sequence ATGGAAACATATACTGCAATGCGTCACTTCGCCGACAGTTGGGGGCTTCTCGCAATGGCCTTGTTTTTCGTAGGGGCTATCGCCTTCACGCTCCGGCCAGGTAGCCAAAAGATCGCCAACGAAGCCGCTGACATACCTCTGAAGGATGATTGA
- the ccoP gene encoding cytochrome-c oxidase, cbb3-type subunit III gives MSDKHIDELSGVETTGHEWDGIRELNNPMPRWWVWTFYATILWAIGYAIAYPSIPLIRDTTKGLLGFSSRAELQQQVEEAKVAQTRFHDLIAAKTVREIDADPTLREFAIAGGASAFKVNCAPCHGSGATGAPGFPNLNDDDWLWGGSLPAIQQTIAHGIRFEADPETHVSEMPAFGDVLERAQIRQVAAYVWGLTDTAFDPTAADAGKQVFLDNCAACHGEDDRGKQEIGAPNLADAIWLKGKGEQAIIRQVTLPKHGVMPAWSARLGETTVKELTVFVHSLGGGK, from the coding sequence ATGTCGGACAAACATATAGACGAACTCAGCGGCGTCGAAACAACGGGCCATGAATGGGACGGCATCCGTGAACTCAACAATCCCATGCCGCGATGGTGGGTGTGGACATTCTATGCCACGATCCTCTGGGCCATCGGCTATGCCATCGCCTATCCCTCCATACCCCTGATCAGGGATACCACCAAAGGACTGCTCGGCTTTTCGAGCCGCGCGGAACTGCAGCAGCAAGTGGAAGAGGCCAAGGTCGCACAAACTCGGTTTCACGATCTCATCGCCGCGAAAACCGTCAGAGAAATCGATGCCGATCCGACGCTGCGCGAGTTTGCCATCGCTGGCGGCGCCTCTGCCTTCAAGGTCAACTGCGCGCCGTGTCATGGCTCCGGTGCCACCGGCGCTCCGGGGTTTCCCAATCTGAACGACGACGATTGGTTATGGGGCGGCAGTCTTCCCGCCATTCAACAAACCATCGCTCACGGCATCCGCTTCGAGGCAGATCCCGAGACGCACGTCTCTGAGATGCCTGCCTTCGGTGATGTGCTCGAACGCGCGCAGATACGCCAGGTAGCCGCTTACGTTTGGGGCTTGACCGACACAGCTTTCGATCCGACGGCGGCCGACGCCGGCAAGCAGGTTTTCCTCGATAATTGTGCTGCCTGCCATGGTGAAGACGACAGGGGCAAACAGGAGATTGGAGCCCCAAATCTCGCTGACGCGATCTGGCTCAAGGGGAAAGGGGAGCAGGCGATTATCCGCCAGGTGACCCTGCCGAAACACGGCGTTATGCCGGCTTGGTCGGCCCGGCTGGGCGAAACCACCGTGAAGGAGCTGACCGTATTTGTTCATTCCCTGGGCGGCGGAAAATAG
- the ccoG gene encoding cytochrome c oxidase accessory protein CcoG — protein sequence MSLNIAPTRVDDRIERSDVDDVGVLRNRQPLYAARKKVFPKRAQGRFRRFKWIVMLITLGIYYLSPWIRWDRGPYAPDQAILIDLASRRFFFFFIEIWPQEFFYVAGLLVMAGFGLFLVTSAVGRAWCGYACPQTVWVDLFLVVERAIEGDRNARMKLDAGPWTPDKVAKRVAKHSIWVLIGVLTGGVWIFYFADAPSLAVALIKGQAPAVAYATVAILTSTTYVLGGLMREQVCTYMCPWPRIQGAMLDENSLVVTYNDWRGEPRSRHAKKAQAAGQPVGDCVDCNACVAVCPMGIDIRDGQQMECITCALCIDACDGVMDKLDKPRGLISYATLSEYAANMSLATNGGTVAVQPNLVRNPDGSFIEGIRHFNWRVIFRPRVLFYAAVWAAVGVAMLVHLALRERLELNVLHDRNPQYVLESDGSIRNGYTLRVLNMVPAPRKIDIRLEGAVGATMKIPELSKEEGRHFTVAADPDAATSLKVFVTQQAKAETIKEFLFVIEDENHADRATYRAAFNTPRGYKCIDTAEFGQ from the coding sequence ATGAGCCTCAACATAGCTCCAACGAGAGTTGACGATCGCATCGAACGCTCAGACGTCGACGACGTTGGTGTCCTGCGCAACCGTCAGCCACTCTATGCTGCACGAAAGAAGGTGTTTCCAAAGCGGGCGCAGGGTCGGTTCCGGCGATTCAAATGGATCGTGATGCTGATCACGCTCGGCATCTACTATCTTTCTCCCTGGATTCGCTGGGACCGAGGTCCATATGCGCCCGATCAGGCGATTCTCATCGACTTGGCCTCTCGTCGCTTCTTCTTCTTTTTCATCGAGATATGGCCCCAGGAGTTCTTCTATGTGGCCGGTCTGCTTGTCATGGCCGGCTTTGGCCTGTTTCTGGTAACCTCGGCGGTGGGACGGGCATGGTGTGGTTATGCCTGTCCACAGACGGTCTGGGTCGATCTCTTCCTTGTCGTGGAACGCGCGATCGAAGGTGATCGCAACGCGCGCATGAAACTCGATGCTGGTCCCTGGACGCCGGACAAGGTTGCAAAGCGGGTCGCCAAACACAGCATATGGGTCCTCATCGGCGTCCTCACCGGTGGCGTATGGATATTCTATTTCGCGGATGCGCCATCCCTGGCCGTTGCCTTAATCAAGGGCCAAGCGCCGGCGGTCGCCTATGCCACGGTCGCCATTCTCACCTCGACCACTTACGTTCTTGGTGGGCTGATGAGGGAACAGGTCTGCACCTACATGTGTCCGTGGCCCCGCATCCAGGGCGCTATGCTGGACGAAAATTCCCTGGTCGTCACCTATAATGACTGGCGCGGTGAGCCTCGCTCCCGCCATGCCAAAAAAGCTCAGGCAGCGGGCCAGCCGGTCGGCGATTGCGTCGATTGCAATGCCTGTGTGGCGGTCTGTCCGATGGGCATAGACATCCGCGATGGTCAGCAGATGGAGTGCATCACCTGCGCCCTATGTATCGACGCCTGCGACGGCGTGATGGACAAGCTCGATAAGCCGCGCGGCCTGATCTCCTATGCGACGCTGAGCGAGTACGCCGCCAACATGAGCCTGGCGACCAACGGCGGCACGGTCGCCGTGCAGCCGAACCTCGTGCGAAACCCTGACGGCAGCTTCATCGAGGGCATTCGGCACTTCAATTGGCGGGTGATCTTCAGGCCGCGCGTTCTTTTTTATGCCGCTGTATGGGCAGCGGTCGGGGTGGCGATGCTCGTGCATCTGGCGCTCAGGGAGCGGCTGGAGCTGAACGTGCTCCACGATCGCAATCCGCAATATGTGCTGGAATCGGATGGATCGATCCGCAACGGTTATACGCTTCGCGTTCTCAACATGGTCCCGGCGCCGAGGAAAATCGATATCCGACTGGAGGGCGCAGTAGGAGCGACGATGAAGATCCCCGAACTCTCGAAGGAGGAAGGCCGGCACTTCACTGTCGCTGCCGATCCGGACGCGGCCACCTCGCTCAAAGTGTTCGTAACGCAACAGGCCAAGGCGGAGACGATCAAGGAATTCCTGTTCGTCATAGAGGACGAAAATCACGCGGATCGGGCGACGTACCGGGCCGCCTTCAACACACCTCGGGGATATAAATGCATCGATACGGCGGAGTTTGGCCAATGA